AGGCTCCGGCGCCCGCCCCGGCGCCCGTGCCCGAACCGGCTCCGGCTCCGGCTCCGGCGCCCGAACCCGCGCTCGTCAGCGCGGCCGCGCGCAGCGAGATGAACGGGCACGGCACCGTCACCACCGTCGAGGAGCCCGCCGCCGTCCCCACGCTGGACGCCGAGACCCTGCGGGCGCTCGCCCGCGAGATCCTCGAGCGCACCAACGGGGACACCGCCGCGACCGTGCGCGAGATCCGCGCCCAGGGCCACGTCTTCGACGAGACCGAGGTCGTGTGGGTCCGCGAGAAGATCTGGTTCCCGTACGCGGTGTACCGGCTGCTGGCCAAGCACGACGGCGACGGCGCGCTCGTCGCCCGGGAACTGGACGAGCAGGGCGTCGACTACGACCAGGCGAAGCTGGACGAACTCGTCCGCTCCTGGCAGTGAACGACGATCCACGCCGCCCGCGACGGAAAATCCGTCGCGGGCGGCGTTTCCGGTTCGTACGGTGTCGCGCATGGCCAAGCGAATCGCGGTGCTGACGGGCGCGGGCGTCTCCACCGACTCCGGCATCCCCGACTACCGGGGCCCTTCCGGGCTGTGGACCCGCGACCCCGAACTCGCCGGGCTCTTCACCCGGAAGCATTTTCTCGGCGACGCCGAGGTCCGGCGCCGCTTCTGGCGGGCGCTCGACCTGTACGACGACGTCGAGCCGAACCCCGCGCACCGCGCACTGGCCGAACTGGAGCGGACGACCGCCGTCCGGATCCTGACGCAGAACGTCGACGGGCTGCACCAGAAGGCCGGTTCGACGCCCCGCAAGGTCCTCGAGCTCCACGGCAACCTGACGTCCTCCGAGTGCGTGCGGTGCCACGTCCGAGTCCGGACGGCCGACGTGCTCGCACGCGGCGACGACGATCCGGCGTGCGCCGGCTGCGGCGGTGTCCTGCAGCCGTCGATCGTCCTGTTCGGCCAGTACCTGAACGCGGACGTCCTCTCGCACGCGGCGAACATCGCGCGGGTGTCGGAGGTGTTCGTGGCCGTCGGCTCGTCCCTCGGCGTCGAACCGGCCGCGGGCCTGTGCGCCGTCGCGGTCGAGTCCGGCGCGACGCTGATCATCGTGAACCGCGACCCGACGCCCTACGACCACCTCGCGGCGGAGATCGTCCGGGAGCCGATCGGCGAATCGCTGCCCGTGCTCTGCGCCGAACTCGCGGGATGACCGGCCGCGTCCTGCTGCTGCCGCCGGGGCCCACGGCCACCGCGGGGCGGCTGGCCGAGGCCGCGACGGCGCGGGGCGTGGGGGTGCGGACGCTGCACCGGCGGCCCGTCCCGTCCGGTCTGCGGGGACGGGCGCACGTGTACGGCGGCGGGGCGTTCGCGTCCGAGGTCGCGGCGGAGCTGGACGTCGCGCTGCTCGCCCCCGGCCCCGGGTGGTTGCCGGGCCTGCCGGCGGAGTTCACGGGACGGCGCGTCCGGCTCGGCACCCTGGGCGAGGCCCGCGGCCTGGACGCGCCGACGTTCGTGAAACCGGCGTGCGGCAAGGGGTTCCCGCCGGGCGTGTACGGGCAGGGCCCGCCGCACGCCCTGCCGGACTCGACGCCCGTGCTCCTCGCCGACCCGGTCACGTTCGCGGGCGAGTACCGCCTGCACGTCCTGGACGGCGCGGTGCACGCCGCGTCGCGCTACGCGGTCCACGGCGTGCTCGACGCCGCGCCCCTGGACGTCCTCCCGGAACGCGCGGCCGTCGAGGACTTCGCGGCGGAGCTGCTGGCCCACGCCGCACCCGGCCTGCCGAGCGCGGTCGTCGTCGACGTCGGCCTCATCACCTCGCCGGGCCCGCCCCGCCACGCGGTCGTCGAGGCCAACGAGGCGTGGTTCAGCAACTGCTACGCCGCACCGCCGGACCGGGTGCTGGACGTGGTCCTGCGGGCAGCCGCGCCCCGCGGCGACCTCGCGCGCCGCGACGTCCCGTTCGCCCGGATCTGACAAGCCGCCCGCCGTACGGGCCGGGGCGTCGCCGATGGTCACGGTGTCATACCCGTGCGCGGGGTCGGGGGGCGGGCCGGGGCGGGTTTCTGGGATCCTGCTGACCGGAGTTGACGAGAGGACGAGATGCAGGGGAAACGGCACCGGCTGGGGCTGGACGACGAACGGGTTCGGGAGTTCTGGCGGCAGCGTCGCGTGTGCACGCTCGTCACGCCGCGGCCGGACGGGACGCCGCACGCGGTGCCGGTCGGGGCCGTGCTGGACGCCGACGCGGGGCTCGTCCGGGTGATCACCTCGGGCGGATCGGCGAAGGCGCGGCACGTGCGGGAGGCGGGCCCCGAGGGGCTGCCGGTCGCGGTGAGCCAGGTCGACGGGCGCCGCTGGTCGACCGTGGAGGGACGGGCCGTGCTGCGGACGGACGCGGAGGCGGTCGCCGACGCGGAGCACCGGTACGCCGAGCGGTACAAGCCGCCGCGCGCCAATCCGGAACGGGTCGTCATCGAGATCGCGGTGAGCCGGGTGCTGGGCAATGTCTGACGTCGGGAACTCGGGCGGCCCGCTCGGCCCCCCGGACGGGCGGCGCGCGGCCACCGGCGCGCAGGGCGCCACCGGCCGCGCCGCGGGACGGCGCGGCGCCGGCGCGGGCGCCGGGGAGGCGCCGCCGACCGCCGAGGACGTGCTGGGCCATCGGGTCACCGTCGTCGGGATCGGCGCGGACGGCTGGGACGGGCTGGGCGGCGCCGCCCGGGACGCGCTCCGGTCGGCGGAGGTGCTGGTGGGCGGCGCGCGGCAGCTCGCGATGCTGCCCGACTTCGCCGCCGAGTGCGTCGCGGTGGCGTGGCCGTCGCCGATGCTGCCCGCGCTGCCCGCGCTGTTCGAGGAGCACCGGGGACGGCGGGTGGTGGTCGTCGCGAGCGGCGACCCGATGTTCTTCGGGGTCGGGACGACGCTGGTGCGGCTGCTCGGCGCGTCGAACGTCCGGGTTCTGCCGCACGTGTCGTCGGTGTCGCTGGCGTGCGCGCGGCTCGGCTGGTCGCTGGAGGACACCGACGTCGTCACGGCCGTGGGCCGTCCGCTGGCCGCGCTGAACCGGCTGCTGGCGCCGGGGCGGCGGGTGCTGGTGCTGAGCGCCGACGCCGGCACGCCCCGGGAGGTCGTCGAGCTGCTGGACGAGCAAGGGTTCGGCGCGAGCGAGGTCACCGTGCTGGAGCGGCTCGGCGGGCCGGACGAGCGGGTGGGGCCGCCGCGGGCGGACGTCGCCGCCCTCAACATCGTGGCCGTGGACTGCAGGGGCGCGGGCGTCCAGGTGGTGCCGGGGCTCCCCGACGACGCCTACGAGCACGACGGGCAGCTCACGAAGCGGGAGGTGCGGGCGATCACGCTGGCGCGGCTCGCGCCCGTCCCCGGGGAGTTGCTGTGGGACGTCGGCGCGGGCGCCGGGAGCATCGCGATCGAGTGGATGCGGGCGCACCGGAGCTGCCGGGCGGTGGCGGTGGAGGCGCGGGCCGCGCGGGCGGACGCGATCCGGGCGAACGCGGGGCGGCTCGGCGTCCCGGCCCTGCGGGTGGTCGTCGGTGAGGCGCCGAAGGCCCTGGACGGGCTGGACGGGCCCGACGCGGTGTTCGTCGGCGGCGGGGTCACCGCGGACGGGATGATCGACGCGTGCTGGGCGGCGCTGCGGCCGGGCGGGCGGCTGGTCGCGAACGCCGTCACGCTGGAGTCGGAGAGCGCGCTGGTGGAGGCGCGCGGGCGGTGGGGCGGCGAGCTGACCCGGGTCGAGGTCAGCCGGGCCGGGCCGGTCGGCGGGTTCACGGGATGGAGGGCGAAGATGCCGGTGACGCAGTGGTGCGCGGTGAAGGGGTCGGCGGTCGAGTCGTGACGGTGCACTTCATCGGCGCCGGGCCCGGTGCCGCCGACCTGATGACCGTGCGGGGCCGCGATCTGATCGCCGCGTCGCCGGTGTGCCTGTACGCGGGCAGCCTCGTCCCGGACGAGGTGCTGCGGTGGTGCCCGCCGGGCGCGCGGCTCGTCGACACGGCGAACATGGTGCTGGACGACATCGTC
The nucleotide sequence above comes from Actinomadura algeriensis. Encoded proteins:
- a CDS encoding SIR2 family NAD-dependent protein deacylase, with amino-acid sequence MAKRIAVLTGAGVSTDSGIPDYRGPSGLWTRDPELAGLFTRKHFLGDAEVRRRFWRALDLYDDVEPNPAHRALAELERTTAVRILTQNVDGLHQKAGSTPRKVLELHGNLTSSECVRCHVRVRTADVLARGDDDPACAGCGGVLQPSIVLFGQYLNADVLSHAANIARVSEVFVAVGSSLGVEPAAGLCAVAVESGATLIIVNRDPTPYDHLAAEIVREPIGESLPVLCAELAG
- a CDS encoding ATP-grasp domain-containing protein produces the protein MTGRVLLLPPGPTATAGRLAEAATARGVGVRTLHRRPVPSGLRGRAHVYGGGAFASEVAAELDVALLAPGPGWLPGLPAEFTGRRVRLGTLGEARGLDAPTFVKPACGKGFPPGVYGQGPPHALPDSTPVLLADPVTFAGEYRLHVLDGAVHAASRYAVHGVLDAAPLDVLPERAAVEDFAAELLAHAAPGLPSAVVVDVGLITSPGPPRHAVVEANEAWFSNCYAAPPDRVLDVVLRAAAPRGDLARRDVPFARI
- a CDS encoding pyridoxamine 5'-phosphate oxidase family protein; its protein translation is MQGKRHRLGLDDERVREFWRQRRVCTLVTPRPDGTPHAVPVGAVLDADAGLVRVITSGGSAKARHVREAGPEGLPVAVSQVDGRRWSTVEGRAVLRTDAEAVADAEHRYAERYKPPRANPERVVIEIAVSRVLGNV
- the cbiE gene encoding precorrin-6y C5,15-methyltransferase (decarboxylating) subunit CbiE; amino-acid sequence: MSDVGNSGGPLGPPDGRRAATGAQGATGRAAGRRGAGAGAGEAPPTAEDVLGHRVTVVGIGADGWDGLGGAARDALRSAEVLVGGARQLAMLPDFAAECVAVAWPSPMLPALPALFEEHRGRRVVVVASGDPMFFGVGTTLVRLLGASNVRVLPHVSSVSLACARLGWSLEDTDVVTAVGRPLAALNRLLAPGRRVLVLSADAGTPREVVELLDEQGFGASEVTVLERLGGPDERVGPPRADVAALNIVAVDCRGAGVQVVPGLPDDAYEHDGQLTKREVRAITLARLAPVPGELLWDVGAGAGSIAIEWMRAHRSCRAVAVEARAARADAIRANAGRLGVPALRVVVGEAPKALDGLDGPDAVFVGGGVTADGMIDACWAALRPGGRLVANAVTLESESALVEARGRWGGELTRVEVSRAGPVGGFTGWRAKMPVTQWCAVKGSAVES